TTTGAACAACTCCATCGGCTCTTCACTGCCACCCATCTCAAGGATGTTGTTTAGGAAGCTCTTACCCGTTTCGGTATTAAAGATGCCCTCTTCTTCAAAGCGAGAGAACGCATCTGATGACAACACTTCAGCCCATAAGTAGCTGTAGTAACCAGCACTGTAACCACCAGCAAAGATATGGCTAAAGCTGTGTGAGAAGCGGTTCCACTCTAGGCTTGGCAATACGGCAACTTTGGATTTCACGTCTGCCAGCGTTTCAAGTACACGAGGGCCCACTTCTGGATCAAACTCAGTGTGTAGTGTGAAGTCAAACAAACCAAATTCTAGCTGACGTAAGATAAACATCGCTGACTGGAAGTTTTTCGCCGCCAGCATTTTCTCTAGCATCTCTTTTGGCAGTGCTTCACCCGTTTCAAAGTGACCAGAAATAAATGCTAGCGCTTGTTCTTCCCAACACCAGTTCTCTAGGAACTGACTTGGTAGCTCAACCGCATCCCATGGCACACCGTTGATGCCCGATACCGCACCCGACTCGACTTGAGTCAACATGTGGTGAATACCATGACCAAATTCGTGGAACAGCGTCACCACTTCATCGTGAGTAAATAGCGCAGGCTTGTCACCCACTGGGCGGTTAAAGTTACAGGTTAGATACGCTACTGGCGATTGCAGCTCACCCGATTCATTAATACGGCGAACTCGACACTCATCCATCCAAGCGCCGCCACGTTTATGTTCACGCGCGTACAAGTCTAGGTAGAAGCTGCCGCGAAGTTTGTCATCCGCATCGAAGATATCAAAGAAGCGTACTGACTCGTGCCAAGTATCGACACCTTCACGCTCTTGAACTGTCATGCCGAAGACACGCTTCAACACTTCAAACAGACCACTTACCGCTTTCGCTTCTGGGAAATAAGGACGTAGCTCTTCGTCTGAAATTTGGAATAGGTGCTGTTTCTGTTTTTCGCTGTAGTAAGCAATATCCCACAGGTTAAGCTCTTCAACGCCAAACTCTGCTTTAGCAAACTGGCGCAGCTCTTCAACTTCACGTTCGCCTTGAGGTTTTGCTTTGCTTGCTAAATCATTCAAGAAACCTAATACCTGAGAAGGGTTCTCGGCCATTTTGGTTGCGAGTGACTTTTCACTGTAAGTGTTGAATCCAAGCATACGAGAGATTTCATAACGCAGTTTTAGCTGCTCGTTGATGATCTCAGTGTTGTCCCACTCACCTGCTTTCGGGCCACGATCGGATGCGCGAGTGACGTACGCTTCATACAACTCTTTACGCAGATCTTGGTTATCACAGTAAGTCATCACTGGCAGGTAAGATGGAATATCCAGCGTTAGCAAGTAGCCGTCGAGCTCTTTAGATTCTGCCGCCGCTTTCGCTGCAGCTAATGCCGACTCAGGCATACCTGCTAAGTCCGCTTCATCTGTCACGTGCTTGTTCCAACCCATGGTGGCATCAAGTACGTTGTTAGAGAATTTAGAGCCTAGCTCTGACATACGCTTACTGATCTCACCATAACGGTGTTGCTCATCCGCAGGTAGACCAATACCAGACAATTCAAAGTCACGCAGCGAATCAGTGATGGATTTCTTTTGCGCTTGAGTGAGTGATGCAAAGCTTTCGTCAGCCTTTAGCGCTTTATACGCTTCAAACAGGCCTTTATGTTGACCAACCCAAGTGCCGTATTCAGACAATAGCGGCAGACAGCTTTCATAAGCGTCACGCAGTTCATCACTATTGACCACAGAGTTCATGTGACTCACTGGCGACCAAATACGACTTAAGCGGTCATCCACCTCTTCGATTGGCGCCACGACACTTTCCCAGCTCGGTGTGATATCACCGGCGAGTACCTGTTCGATTTTAGCTCGACAGTCAGCAATCGCCTGCTCTACCGCTGGTTTAACATGTTCTGGTTTAATCTGAGAAAACGGGGGCAAATCGGTAAAACTAAGAAGTGGATTCGACATAAATCATTCCTTTTGTTAGCCAAAGCGAACTACGGGTTCGTCTATTGAGTATATTCAACGTCTTAAAGATTAAATATAGGTGCGATAAGCATTTTTCAATAGCGGGATGCAGCTAAGTTGTTGCTAAATACGAGCATCACAAAGCCACTGAGTATATAATCAGCGAATCGTTCGTATTAACTTCAGTATGGTTGCAAGACCATTTCGAGAGAGTCATTTTGTTAAGTTATCGCCACAGTTTTCACGCTGGTAACCACGCCGACGTGGTTAAGCATATCGTTCAAAGCCTTATTCTGGATGCGCTCAAGCAGAAAGATAAGCCATTTGTTTACCACGATACCCACTCAGGTGTTGGTCGTTACGACCTGACTCACGAGTGGTCAGAAAAAACTGGCGAGTACAAACAAGGTATCGCTCGTATTTGGGAGCAAACTGATATCCCACAAGATATCCAAAGCTACCTTGAGTCGATTAAAACGCTTAACAACGGGGATGCACTGCGCTACTACCCAGGCTCACCTCGTGTTGCTCGTGCTCAACTTCGCCCGCAAGATCGCATGGTACTGACTGAGCTTCACCCAGCTGATCACCCGCTGCTAGAACAAGAGTTCCACCGCGATCGCCAAGTCAGCATCTACAAAGAAGATGGCTTTAAGCGCCTTAAGGCAAGTCTGCCACCACAAGAACGCCGTGGTTTGGTACTGATTGACCCACCTTACGAATTGGCAAAAGAGTACCGTGACGTAGTGGCAGCCATTGCTCAAAGCCATAAGCGCTGGGCAACCGGCATCTACGCAATTTGGTACCCAGTAGTTAACCGCTGTGACATCGAAGATATGATTGAAGGCCTAGAAGGTCTCGGCATTCGCAAGATTTTGCAAATCGAGTTAGGTGTATCTCCGGACACCAATGAGCGTGGTATGACTGCATCAGGCATGATCGTGATTAACCCGCCGTGGAAGCTAGAAAGCCAGATGAAAGAAATTTTGCCATTCCTGCAAGAAGCAATTGCGCCTGCAACCGGTCACTTTAAAGTGGAATGGATAGTACCGGAGTAATCCATATCAAATAAAGCAGAGTCAAAATACTCTGCTTTATCGCTATTTGTCATAACCAACCTCACTTTTTCCCATTGGGAAATCAGTCAGAGTCGATTTATGATAAGCAACAAGGACAGCTCTGAGTAGCGGATTGAGTTTGCTCAAATTCATCCCTATATACTCAGTAGCAATCAAATAAATTAATAAGCTCGGAGAAAGTAATGGCGACTCATTTTGATTACATCTGTATCGGCGGCGGCTCAGGCGGCATCGCATCGGCTAACCGTGCAGCGATGTACGGCGCAAAAGTCGCGCTGATTGAAGCTCAAGACCTAGGCGGTACGTGTGTCAACGTTGGCTGTGTACCGAAGAAGGTTATGTGGCACGGTGCGCAAATTGCGGATGCAATGAATCTATACGCTGAAGACTACGGCTTCGATGTAGATGTAAAAGGCTTTGACTGGAGCAAGCTAGTTGAAAGTCGCCAAGCTTACATTGGTCGTATCCACCAGTCTTACGATCGTGTTCTGGGTAACAACAAAGTAAACGTCATCAAAGGCTTCGCTAAGTTTGTTGATGAGAAAACGGTTGAAGTAAATGGCGAACACTACACAGCGGATCACATCCTAATCGCTGTGGGTGGCCGCCCAACGATTCCAAACATTCCAGGTGCAGAGTACGGCATCGACTCTAACGGTTTCTTCGAACTAAACGAGCAACCTAAGCGCGTTGCGGTTATCGGCGCAGGTTACATCGCGGTTGAAATTGCAGGCGTACTGAATGCACTCGGCACTGAGACTCACCTATTTGTGCGCAAAGAATCGCCACTACGTAGCTTTGACCCAATGATCATTGAAACGCTAGTAGAGGTAATGGACGCAGAAGGTCCTAAGCTGCACACGCAATCTATTCCAAAAGAGATCGTGAAAGAAGCGGATGGCAGCCTGACTCTTCACCTAGAAAACGGCAACACGCAAAACGTTGACCAACTTATCTGGGCAATCGGCCGTCACCCAGCAACTGACGCAATCAACCTTGCATCAACGGGCGTTGAAACTAACGACCGTGGCTACATCAAAGTAGACGAGTACCAAGAAACTAACGTGAAAGGCATCTACTGTGTAGGTGACATCATGGAAGGCGGTATCGAGCTAACTCCAGTTGCGGTTAAAGCAGGTCGCCAGCTTTCTGAGCGTCTGTTCAACGGCAAAACCAATGCAAAAATGGACTACAACCTAGTCCCTACTGTTGTATTTAGCCACCCACCAATCGGCACTATTGGCCTAACGACACAAGAAGCTGAAGAGACGTACGGCAAAGACAACGTTAAGGTATACACCTCTGGCTTTACGGCAATGTACACAGCGGTCACGAAGCACCGTCAGCCATGTAAGATGAAGCTAGTTTGTGCTGGCGAAGAAGAGACTGTCGTTGGTCTGCACGGCATCGGCTTTACGGTAGATGAGATGATTCAAGGCTTCGGCGTAGCAATGAAGATGGGCGCGACCAAAGCAGACTTCGACTCTGTTGTGGCTATCCACCCAACTGGCTCGGAAGAGTTTGTTACTATGCGTTAATCGCTCACTGTCACTTCTTGGCAGATAAGCGTTCTAACTATAACGGGCCGTGCATTCTATGCACGGCCCGTTTTTATTTAGTGATTTCGGTTAACCATGTCTTGGTTGATGCTCTAGTAGCGCGATAAATGCCTCCAAATAGTGCTCAATGGTGAAATCTGCCGAAACTGGAGGAAGCTCCAAAGTAATACAGGGTAAATTCCTTTCAACGCACCAAGTGCCAAATGAACCCGGCGTTTCATAATCAACATCTTCAACCACGGATAAATCGAACTGCTTAGCCAACCAAGCAGCCAGTTCAGAACCATTCGGATCATCCACACAGGCCAGCGGTTCATGAAACGACACCACAAACTTAGGCTGTCGCTGCTCAATCAATTCAATCAATGCCTTAATTTCGGGCTCTAATTGCTCCTTTTTCCCGGTACTGACTTTGACATCCCGTACTGATGTGTTTGAGCTCCAACGATAGACCGTCCCCTCTTTGACCCAATTTTGAGTAGGAAAAGCGCGGTTAAGATCGACCTGATTGGCATTAGCTCGGGTGCCTAATTGATTACCATCAGGATTAATCGACAAGATGACATCATGATGCAGCCTTTCAGCAGGTAAAGTACGTAGAGCGCAAGACAGACCTGTAATGGAAGCCGTTTCATCACCATGGGTTCCAGCCAAAATCAGACCACGAGACTCACTCTCTACTTGAGCGGGAAAATAAAGTAGCTTCGCCCCGAGTACTGAGTTTCCATATGACAGCGGCGTAACTGAGAATGCCGCTCTTTCCGTTCTTGGAATTAAACTCACCATAATCTCCTGATTTGTCGGGTAGTATTTACATTCATCGAACAGTTAAACACCGTTAACAGTTGTATGGTTATTGTGCTGCTTTGAATAAAAAGACGTGTTAGGAGAACGAAAAAATATGGATTTTAAAAAACATTCCACAGCGTTACTGGTTTCCACTTTGTTGACCCCTTTTCTATCAGTTTCTGCTTGGGCTGACTCACTGCCAGACGGCGTACAACTTGCTTCCGACCAACACTTAGTCCGTGCCAACGACGCAGAGGCTGCAACACTTGACCCTGCCAAAGCCGAAGGGCTACCTGAAATGCACATTTTGCGCGATCTGTTCGAAGGTCTAGTCATCCAAGATCGCGACGGTAATATCGTTCCTGGCGTAGCGCAGTCTTGGGAAACCGATGATAACCAGACATTTGTCTTTCACCTGCGTAAAGACGCCAAGTGGTCGAATGGCCAACCTGTGACTGCCGATGACTTTGTCTACGCAATAAGACGAGCGGTTGACCCTAAACTCGCCTCACCGAATGTTTGGTACCTCAAGCTGACCAAGATTAACAACATTGCCGATGTCGCCGATGGTAAAAAGCCACTCGAAGAGCTCGGTGTTAGCGCTATCGACAAACACACGCTGCGCTTTGAACTCGATAGTAAAGTGCCTTACTTTGTTGCGATGACAGGGCATACCTCAATGATGCCAGTGCATCAAGCAACGCTAGAAAGCAGTGATAAACCATGGAGTGATCCTAACCAATTTGTCGGTAATGGTGCCTTTACCCTCGATAAGTGGGTGGTCAATGAACGCATTGAGCTAAAGAAAAATCCTAACTACTGGAATAGCGCTGAAACTCACCTCAATCAAGTGACCTATATTCCATTCGAGAACCAAAACGCTTCAATCAATCGCTATGCCGTTGGTGAAGTCGACATTACCTCAGATGTGCCAACTCATATAGCGCCACAGCTGAAGAAAAAGTATCAACAAGCTTACACCGCTGTGCCGTTACTCTGTACCTACTACTATGCGTTTAATACCACTCGCCCGCCATTTGATGACATTCGAGTGCGACAAGCGGTCTCTTATTCGATCATGCGCGATGTGATCACCAATGGTGTCACTCAAGTGGGTAATCTGCCTGCCTATACCTTTGCCCATCAGTACACCGCAGGATTTGATGCCTCTCAGCCTGAGTATAGTCAATGGACACAAAAGCAACGTGATGAGAAGGCGCGTCAATTGCTAAAAGAGGCAGGATATGGGGAAGATAAGCCACTCGACTTCAAATTACTGTACAACACCAGTGAGTCTAATAAGTCGATTGCTGTCGCCATTGCTTCAATGCTTAAAAACAATCTTAATGCCAAGGTCGAGTTGGAGAATCAAGAGTGGAAGTCTTACCTTGTCTCTCGCAGACAAGGGGACTTTGATGTGATGCGCGCTTCTTGGTGTGGTGACTACAATGAAGCGTCGACGTTCTTAAGCTTACTACGCTCAGACTCTTCTGGTAACTTTGCCCGTTATAGTAGTGAGCAATACGATCAGGCCATGGATAGCGCACTGGCGACCACCAGTGACACTAAGCGCCAAGCCTTCTATGACCAAGCAGAACAGTCGTTAGCGATGGATATGCCGATTGCTCCTATCTATTACTACATGCAGGCTCGGTTAGTACGACCGAGTGTTGGCGGCTTTGCTAAGAACAATGTCGAAGGACGTATCTACTCGAAAGATCTCTACATCAAACAGCAGTAGCTAGGATGAGTTAATCTCGCTGATACAAAAAAAGCAGACCAATTGGCCTGCTTTTTTCATTTATTGGTCACTACTTCACGCACATTACATTGAGCAATGACGTGCCTTTGAGCTGATTGGTCTTGCCACTGGTAAATAAGCCAACTTTGTTGCTGCCCCAGTAAGGTAGATGCATTGGCCACTGCCCCTTCTCCATTTCACCGGATTTAAGCAGTGCTTGCCATTGCTCAACTGTAGCCATTCCCATTCCAAGGCGATAACAGGTCTTATACGCTTCCTCATAATCCATCCGGTTCCATGGCAACGAGTGCTCCATATAGAACTGATCATCGCTAAACATCACGTATGGTACTTTGTACTCAACGCCATTGAGGGTAGTCGCTAAACGAATCGCAATTTCTTGTTGGGCCTTTTTCGGCTCTGGCGTGGCAACAACGGCAGGCTTGGCAGGTTGTTTTATCGGTGCCGGTATCACTGTTGTTGACTGCGCCGCTGGCTTGGATGATTTTTTGGTTTTTACTGGCAGCGGAGCGGCTTTAACCGGTGCCCCCCTTACGACTTCACGAATGAAGGCTTCTTTATAGCCCTTTTCCGTTTTTACCTTAGCAAGATCCTGCTTCACCTCAGCAAAATTGGTATAAGGCCCGATTAGGCAGCGCCAGCCTTTAGCTTCAGGCTTTATCCATACATCGGTGCCGATGTGCTTATACAGAGCCTTAGCTTTCTCCAATGACAGCGGCTTACCAAACACACCACACTGAATCCAAAAGGTCGATTCACTGCCACGCGGCTTAGAATTGCCCCATAGCCCTTTGCCGATCGGACAGGCTTTATCAAGTACCGGCAGTTCATTCGCATAAGCTTGTGTTGCATCACAGAGGAATTCTTGGGCCAGTGCGGGCGTAGGCATAACTGGCAAGGCCAATAGAGCAATAAGGCTCCATCGCTTAGAAAAAAATTGCTTTGGCTTTGCTGCCATATCGATATCCATAAACTTCATTCTTTTATCCACTATGCAGACAAATAGTGTGACATTATTACTTGTTCACTGTTGAGAAAAAGTGAATGCAAAAAAAGAGCCGTAATCAATTACGGCCCTTAGTGTAGTGAGAATCTACCCGCTAAATCCAAGGCTCAGATCACTGTTTAAGCAATTGATATCCTCACAAGTTAACCCGACACGCAGAAAAGATATCTTTCTCCGCCTGATAGGTTTCCGTTTCGACATCCATAATCCCCAACAAGGAATGAAACAAGTTATCTTGCGAATAGTGTCCGCGTATCTTGGCTCCTTGCTTAAGACAATCGTAGTTGATGTTTTTCGCCTGCTGGAAACCTTGCGACATCCAAACAATAAGTGGCACTGTGGTTTGGTAGTCTGGCGCAAACGCATAAGGCGCTCCGTGCAAATACATGCCCCCTTCCCCAAGCGATTCACCATGGTCAGACAGATAGATCACCGCGGTATTGTATTTCGTCTCCAGTGCACGTAACTGCTCAATCACCTTACTCAGTACGTAGTCGGTGTAGCGAATGCTGTTATCGTAGCTATTTACAATCTGTTGCTGAGTGCAATTCTCAATATCGGCTCTCGGGCAATCAGGTTGGAACACCGCCATATCCTTTGGATAACGCTTATAGTAGGTCGGTCCGTGACTGCCGATCAGATGTAAGGCAATCATCTCATTACCTGAGAGACGCTCAATATTCGGCAAGAGATTTTCTAGTAGCACCATGTCATAGCAGGTATTGCCATCACACTCGCTATCTTTACGTGAACGCGGCATCATCTGAACTTCGATATGTCGAGCCACATTTTTGTCCCCACCATCGTCGTCTTCCCAGATCATCGAGACCCCAGCCCGATTGAGAATATCGAGCACATTATCTTGATTATCCGCCCGATCATGGTCGTAGCTATCATGGGTAAAGATCGAGAACATACACGGCAGTGACACCGCAGTAGCCGTGCCACAAGAGCGAACATCCCGAAACGACACCACATCTAAATCACTGGTGTATGGATTAGTCTCACGCGGATAGCCATTAAGTTGATAGTTTTGCGAGCGTGCGGTCTCACCGACCACCAATACGACAAGGTTAGGCTTCTGTTTCGCTTGCTCTAGTGCCTGCTTAGATTGGTGGGCATCAAGCCCCAACTCGATATAAGGCTGAGGTGTGGTGAAATAGGTCTGCTTGATATAGCTGCTGGTCGCATAGACAAACTGAGTTGGCACGATCATTTTCTTTAAATAGCTGTGATTACGACCAAATGAGGCGTAATCCTGATAATAAAGCCCAGCAATAGCTGCCAACATCAAGACCGAGAGCAGTATAGAAAGCAATTTTTTACCAACCAGTTTGAGCCACGATTCGCGCTTAACTGGCAACATAATCAGCAGCGCTGCTGGCACAACACCAAAGCCAATCACCCACAATATCGAGTACAGGCTGAGATAAGAACTCGCTTCACTACCGTCGGTCTGCATAATATTGACGATCATATTGGTGTCAAAGATGGTGCCGTAGTTATAACCGGCATAGCTGACTAGCGCAGAAAAGAGCAGTAAGAGAGTAAAAAAAGGCTTAGTCACAATCGGCCAACTCAACAGGTTGAACAACAAGTTGAGTACAGCAAAAAAGAACAGCGGAATAGAGATGATAAAGCCAAGCTTTACCGAATCCATAGCGGAGAACAGTTGATGTAATTCCTTGTAAATCGGTAGGTTTAACGCCAATGAGAAATAGATCGCCAATAAGGCACTCAGCATCACATAACTGACCTTTATCGAGTGTCGCTTCATCCAAGCTCTCATAAAATCCCCCCGATAATCACTCCCCAAGTTAGCAATGCCAAAGTCAGTGCCATGAATACCGCTGCTGAGGCGATATCTTTTGCTCGACCGCTCAGTTCATGAAATTCACTGCCAATGCGATCAACCACGGCTTCTATTGCCGAGTTAAGCAACTCAACAATCACGACAATAAACAAGCTGCCGATCAACAACACCTTTTCGACCGCGGTCACTGGTAACCACATCGCCAGTAGCAGCATAGCTAAACCGATGATGCTCTCTTGCCTAAATGCCGCTTCATACTGCCATGCCGCCTTTAGCCCTCTCATTGAATACCGCGTTGCATGTAGCACACGAACGATTCCCGTTTTTCCTGGCTTCACTCACTTACCTTCTTCATGACTTAATTATTATGTTTATTTTCAGACCAGCTCAATTGTAAGAAATGGCCGACTAGTTATTTTCATAATCAGACACGAAATCGCCACAAAACGCTCCGTCCAATGCAGTAAACATTGATTACCGAATTGAAATACGCCACAAACAAAAAAGCCGCGAATAATCGCGGCTTTATCGATAAGGATAGAATTACCCTTTGTAAATCTTCGGGTTAAACACATCTCGTAACCAGTCACCCAGTAGGTTGATAACCAACACCAGCGTGACTAGAACGATGCCAGGGAATGCAGTGATCCACCATGCACCAGAGAAGATGTAGTTAAAGCCGATACTGATTAGCGCACCTAGCGATGGCTGATCGACTGGTAGGCCTAAACCAAGGAAAGAGAGTGCCGCTTCCGACATGATCGCGTTTGCCACCTGAACCGTCGAGATAACCAAGATTGGCGACAGACAGTTTGGAAGAATATGGCGGAACATGATACGTGGCGCTTTAAAGCCCATTACACGCGCCGCTTCAACGTACTCTTTCTTCTTCTCGGCCAGCACTGAAGCACGGATAGTACGTGCATACTGAGGCCATTCAGCCACACCGATGATCACCACCAGCATCACCACGGCATACTGACTGTAAAAATCACTGCCAAAGCTGGCTTTGAAGATAGCCGAGACAATAATCGCCACCATCATGGTTGAGAAGGAAAGCTGTACATCAGCAAAGCGCATTAGGAAGCTATCGATACGGCCACCGAAGTAACCCGAAGACAAACCAATCACGATACCTAGGAATAACTGTAGACCAACCGCCAAGAAACCAATCGTTAGTGACAAGCGTGACCCGTAAAGAATGGTCGACAAAATGTCACGGCCTTGTTCATCAGTACCCAGTAGGAATCGCTCATCACCATCTTCCATCCATGATGGCGGAAGCTCTGAATCCATAATATCAATCGATGATAAATCGTATGGATCAGTTGGTGATAAAATCGGAGCTGCTAAGGCCATAAGTAGGAATAGCATGAACACTGTAAAACTTGCCATCGCGACTTTATCGCGCTTGAAGTAATACAAGAAATCCGACTGTTTAAAACGCTCCCAGCGAGAAGGAGCTGCTGCTGTTT
Above is a genomic segment from Vibrio orientalis CIP 102891 = ATCC 33934 containing:
- the prlC gene encoding oligopeptidase A, whose translation is MSNPLLSFTDLPPFSQIKPEHVKPAVEQAIADCRAKIEQVLAGDITPSWESVVAPIEEVDDRLSRIWSPVSHMNSVVNSDELRDAYESCLPLLSEYGTWVGQHKGLFEAYKALKADESFASLTQAQKKSITDSLRDFELSGIGLPADEQHRYGEISKRMSELGSKFSNNVLDATMGWNKHVTDEADLAGMPESALAAAKAAAESKELDGYLLTLDIPSYLPVMTYCDNQDLRKELYEAYVTRASDRGPKAGEWDNTEIINEQLKLRYEISRMLGFNTYSEKSLATKMAENPSQVLGFLNDLASKAKPQGEREVEELRQFAKAEFGVEELNLWDIAYYSEKQKQHLFQISDEELRPYFPEAKAVSGLFEVLKRVFGMTVQEREGVDTWHESVRFFDIFDADDKLRGSFYLDLYAREHKRGGAWMDECRVRRINESGELQSPVAYLTCNFNRPVGDKPALFTHDEVVTLFHEFGHGIHHMLTQVESGAVSGINGVPWDAVELPSQFLENWCWEEQALAFISGHFETGEALPKEMLEKMLAAKNFQSAMFILRQLEFGLFDFTLHTEFDPEVGPRVLETLADVKSKVAVLPSLEWNRFSHSFSHIFAGGYSAGYYSYLWAEVLSSDAFSRFEEEGIFNTETGKSFLNNILEMGGSEEPMELFKRFRGREPQIDALLRHSGISA
- a CDS encoding 23S rRNA (adenine(2030)-N(6))-methyltransferase RlmJ; the protein is MLSYRHSFHAGNHADVVKHIVQSLILDALKQKDKPFVYHDTHSGVGRYDLTHEWSEKTGEYKQGIARIWEQTDIPQDIQSYLESIKTLNNGDALRYYPGSPRVARAQLRPQDRMVLTELHPADHPLLEQEFHRDRQVSIYKEDGFKRLKASLPPQERRGLVLIDPPYELAKEYRDVVAAIAQSHKRWATGIYAIWYPVVNRCDIEDMIEGLEGLGIRKILQIELGVSPDTNERGMTASGMIVINPPWKLESQMKEILPFLQEAIAPATGHFKVEWIVPE
- the gorA gene encoding glutathione-disulfide reductase; this encodes MATHFDYICIGGGSGGIASANRAAMYGAKVALIEAQDLGGTCVNVGCVPKKVMWHGAQIADAMNLYAEDYGFDVDVKGFDWSKLVESRQAYIGRIHQSYDRVLGNNKVNVIKGFAKFVDEKTVEVNGEHYTADHILIAVGGRPTIPNIPGAEYGIDSNGFFELNEQPKRVAVIGAGYIAVEIAGVLNALGTETHLFVRKESPLRSFDPMIIETLVEVMDAEGPKLHTQSIPKEIVKEADGSLTLHLENGNTQNVDQLIWAIGRHPATDAINLASTGVETNDRGYIKVDEYQETNVKGIYCVGDIMEGGIELTPVAVKAGRQLSERLFNGKTNAKMDYNLVPTVVFSHPPIGTIGLTTQEAEETYGKDNVKVYTSGFTAMYTAVTKHRQPCKMKLVCAGEEETVVGLHGIGFTVDEMIQGFGVAMKMGATKADFDSVVAIHPTGSEEFVTMR
- the mpaA gene encoding murein tripeptide amidase MpaA → MSLIPRTERAAFSVTPLSYGNSVLGAKLLYFPAQVESESRGLILAGTHGDETASITGLSCALRTLPAERLHHDVILSINPDGNQLGTRANANQVDLNRAFPTQNWVKEGTVYRWSSNTSVRDVKVSTGKKEQLEPEIKALIELIEQRQPKFVVSFHEPLACVDDPNGSELAAWLAKQFDLSVVEDVDYETPGSFGTWCVERNLPCITLELPPVSADFTIEHYLEAFIALLEHQPRHG
- a CDS encoding ABC transporter substrate-binding protein, with the translated sequence MDFKKHSTALLVSTLLTPFLSVSAWADSLPDGVQLASDQHLVRANDAEAATLDPAKAEGLPEMHILRDLFEGLVIQDRDGNIVPGVAQSWETDDNQTFVFHLRKDAKWSNGQPVTADDFVYAIRRAVDPKLASPNVWYLKLTKINNIADVADGKKPLEELGVSAIDKHTLRFELDSKVPYFVAMTGHTSMMPVHQATLESSDKPWSDPNQFVGNGAFTLDKWVVNERIELKKNPNYWNSAETHLNQVTYIPFENQNASINRYAVGEVDITSDVPTHIAPQLKKKYQQAYTAVPLLCTYYYAFNTTRPPFDDIRVRQAVSYSIMRDVITNGVTQVGNLPAYTFAHQYTAGFDASQPEYSQWTQKQRDEKARQLLKEAGYGEDKPLDFKLLYNTSESNKSIAVAIASMLKNNLNAKVELENQEWKSYLVSRRQGDFDVMRASWCGDYNEASTFLSLLRSDSSGNFARYSSEQYDQAMDSALATTSDTKRQAFYDQAEQSLAMDMPIAPIYYYMQARLVRPSVGGFAKNNVEGRIYSKDLYIKQQ
- a CDS encoding SPOR domain-containing protein; its protein translation is MDIDMAAKPKQFFSKRWSLIALLALPVMPTPALAQEFLCDATQAYANELPVLDKACPIGKGLWGNSKPRGSESTFWIQCGVFGKPLSLEKAKALYKHIGTDVWIKPEAKGWRCLIGPYTNFAEVKQDLAKVKTEKGYKEAFIREVVRGAPVKAAPLPVKTKKSSKPAAQSTTVIPAPIKQPAKPAVVATPEPKKAQQEIAIRLATTLNGVEYKVPYVMFSDDQFYMEHSLPWNRMDYEEAYKTCYRLGMGMATVEQWQALLKSGEMEKGQWPMHLPYWGSNKVGLFTSGKTNQLKGTSLLNVMCVK
- a CDS encoding phosphoethanolamine transferase, yielding MRAWMKRHSIKVSYVMLSALLAIYFSLALNLPIYKELHQLFSAMDSVKLGFIISIPLFFFAVLNLLFNLLSWPIVTKPFFTLLLLFSALVSYAGYNYGTIFDTNMIVNIMQTDGSEASSYLSLYSILWVIGFGVVPAALLIMLPVKRESWLKLVGKKLLSILLSVLMLAAIAGLYYQDYASFGRNHSYLKKMIVPTQFVYATSSYIKQTYFTTPQPYIELGLDAHQSKQALEQAKQKPNLVVLVVGETARSQNYQLNGYPRETNPYTSDLDVVSFRDVRSCGTATAVSLPCMFSIFTHDSYDHDRADNQDNVLDILNRAGVSMIWEDDDGGDKNVARHIEVQMMPRSRKDSECDGNTCYDMVLLENLLPNIERLSGNEMIALHLIGSHGPTYYKRYPKDMAVFQPDCPRADIENCTQQQIVNSYDNSIRYTDYVLSKVIEQLRALETKYNTAVIYLSDHGESLGEGGMYLHGAPYAFAPDYQTTVPLIVWMSQGFQQAKNINYDCLKQGAKIRGHYSQDNLFHSLLGIMDVETETYQAEKDIFSACRVNL
- a CDS encoding diacylglycerol kinase translates to MKPGKTGIVRVLHATRYSMRGLKAAWQYEAAFRQESIIGLAMLLLAMWLPVTAVEKVLLIGSLFIVVIVELLNSAIEAVVDRIGSEFHELSGRAKDIASAAVFMALTLALLTWGVIIGGIL
- a CDS encoding ABC transporter permease — its product is MSQTAAAPSRWERFKQSDFLYYFKRDKVAMASFTVFMLFLLMALAAPILSPTDPYDLSSIDIMDSELPPSWMEDGDERFLLGTDEQGRDILSTILYGSRLSLTIGFLAVGLQLFLGIVIGLSSGYFGGRIDSFLMRFADVQLSFSTMMVAIIVSAIFKASFGSDFYSQYAVVMLVVIIGVAEWPQYARTIRASVLAEKKKEYVEAARVMGFKAPRIMFRHILPNCLSPILVISTVQVANAIMSEAALSFLGLGLPVDQPSLGALISIGFNYIFSGAWWITAFPGIVLVTLVLVINLLGDWLRDVFNPKIYKG